One Sulfoacidibacillus ferrooxidans DNA window includes the following coding sequences:
- a CDS encoding class I SAM-dependent DNA methyltransferase, with protein MYEGFSHVYDVVMKDIPYDQFVQLFEQAVTYAGAPCTRVMDLGCGTGVMIPHLLRRSRTVIGVDPSEHMLAIAQEKLSAYSNRVSFVQSTAARLPVQVQADLCVSFCDVFNYMVIEEELIQSFAAVARSLPENGHFLFDMHSPYKVLHVLGNQVHYDVTDKHATLMVTSVDPESLIVSYEVTLFGWVQNGLYERIDEHHEQRAYQLWEVFGGLSKAGFQSVHVGADGKLDVDCVPVDVVQFAKWTEEEQYAQVQQLEKQLSLYQAERFVFFAHR; from the coding sequence GTGTACGAAGGATTTTCACATGTGTATGATGTGGTGATGAAAGATATCCCATATGATCAATTTGTACAACTTTTTGAGCAAGCAGTAACTTACGCGGGAGCCCCATGTACACGCGTGATGGATCTAGGATGTGGTACCGGTGTTATGATCCCGCATCTATTGCGTCGGTCGCGTACTGTCATTGGGGTGGATCCTTCTGAGCACATGTTGGCTATCGCGCAGGAAAAATTAAGTGCATATAGTAATCGTGTGTCATTTGTTCAATCGACAGCCGCACGTCTGCCAGTTCAGGTGCAAGCAGATCTATGTGTTTCTTTTTGTGATGTGTTTAATTACATGGTCATTGAAGAAGAGTTAATTCAATCTTTTGCTGCAGTTGCGCGCTCTTTACCAGAAAATGGGCATTTTCTCTTTGATATGCACAGCCCGTATAAAGTCCTGCATGTGCTTGGCAATCAAGTCCATTACGATGTGACTGATAAACATGCCACGTTGATGGTGACGTCAGTAGATCCTGAGAGCCTCATAGTAAGCTATGAAGTGACGCTCTTTGGATGGGTACAAAACGGCTTATATGAACGCATAGATGAGCATCACGAGCAGCGTGCATATCAGTTGTGGGAAGTATTTGGGGGACTGTCTAAGGCAGGCTTTCAAAGTGTCCATGTAGGTGCTGATGGGAAACTAGACGTGGACTGTGTACCTGTGGATGTCGTTCAATTTGCAAAGTGGACTGAAGAAGAGCAATATGCGCAAGTACAGCAATTAGAAAAACAGCTTTCTCTTTATCAAGCCGAGCGTTTTGTGTTTTTTGCCCATCGGTAA
- the rsfS gene encoding ribosome silencing factor translates to MRDQCREYAKLAADAAEDKKANDVVILDIRELSIIADYFVICSANSRTQAQAIADSIEEHMELRGVKMRGTEGHRDGKWVLLDFGDVIVHVFQEEERRFFDLERLWGDAPRLSMSV, encoded by the coding sequence ATGCGCGATCAGTGTAGAGAGTACGCCAAATTGGCTGCAGATGCAGCGGAAGACAAAAAGGCAAATGATGTAGTGATTCTTGATATAAGGGAGTTATCGATCATAGCCGATTACTTCGTAATCTGTAGTGCAAATTCACGTACTCAAGCGCAGGCGATTGCAGATTCAATTGAAGAGCACATGGAATTGCGCGGTGTGAAGATGAGAGGTACGGAAGGACACCGCGACGGGAAATGGGTGTTATTGGATTTTGGAGATGTGATTGTTCATGTATTTCAAGAAGAAGAACGACGCTTTTTTGATTTAGAACGACTTTGGGGAGATGCTCCTCGCTTGTCGATGTCTGTTTAA
- the yqeK gene encoding bis(5'-nucleosyl)-tetraphosphatase (symmetrical) YqeK, with amino-acid sequence MELDCTTGGVSAIVNDWYSLVKSRLTPKRFKHVEGVVYTAKLLAKQFGVDENQAMIAAWLHDIYRELDVETLTRLALEVDVTVPTTAPVTWHGPIAAKRLPLDFAVFDQEIQDAIASHTLGHPQMSAVAQVLYVADAIEPGRSYAGVDELRLAAQKSLPYAVACVADSAILFLVKQHLPICWETVEMRNQLWLGIDETN; translated from the coding sequence ATGGAACTGGATTGTACAACAGGGGGTGTATCAGCAATCGTAAATGATTGGTATAGCCTAGTGAAATCCAGGCTAACTCCTAAGCGGTTTAAACATGTAGAAGGAGTCGTCTACACGGCAAAGTTATTGGCTAAACAGTTTGGGGTAGATGAAAATCAGGCGATGATCGCTGCATGGTTACATGATATCTATCGTGAATTAGATGTTGAAACACTTACTCGTCTAGCGTTGGAAGTCGATGTTACTGTTCCTACAACAGCGCCAGTAACCTGGCATGGACCTATTGCAGCAAAACGATTACCACTTGATTTTGCAGTTTTTGATCAAGAGATACAAGATGCAATTGCAAGCCATACGTTAGGGCATCCTCAGATGTCTGCTGTTGCACAGGTTCTGTATGTAGCAGATGCGATTGAACCAGGTCGTTCATACGCGGGTGTTGATGAATTGCGTTTGGCAGCACAGAAAAGTTTACCCTATGCAGTTGCTTGTGTTGCAGATTCAGCTATCTTATTTTTAGTTAAACAGCATTTGCCTATCTGTTGGGAAACGGTTGAAATGCGTAATCAATTATGGTTAGGGATAGACGAAACGAATTGA
- the nadD gene encoding nicotinate-nucleotide adenylyltransferase, translating into MRIGLFGGTFDPPHVGHLMVAQIAREMAQLDRVVFIPAAIPPHKQHQDITDVESRLAMVAMAVKPFSSFEVSPIECQREGPSYTVDTVLAYRKLYPFAELFLILGADMFENFPTWKDAQEIAKEVTLLVAPRPYQDVDQAISKGQMTLSASQIIFLEMPALDISSSWLRERLVAGLRVDPLLPDGVWNWIVQQGVYQQS; encoded by the coding sequence ATGCGTATTGGTTTATTTGGTGGAACATTTGATCCTCCTCATGTAGGGCACCTGATGGTTGCGCAAATAGCTCGTGAAATGGCTCAGTTAGATCGCGTGGTATTCATTCCTGCAGCGATTCCACCACATAAGCAACATCAAGACATTACAGATGTAGAGTCTCGATTAGCGATGGTTGCCATGGCGGTTAAGCCATTTTCGTCATTTGAAGTAAGTCCTATCGAATGCCAGCGTGAAGGTCCTAGTTATACGGTAGATACAGTACTTGCATATCGTAAACTGTATCCTTTCGCTGAATTGTTTTTAATACTTGGAGCAGACATGTTTGAGAACTTTCCAACATGGAAAGATGCACAGGAGATCGCAAAGGAAGTAACGCTACTTGTTGCGCCACGTCCATACCAAGATGTGGATCAAGCCATTTCTAAAGGTCAAATGACATTGTCCGCTTCTCAGATCATCTTTCTTGAAATGCCAGCGTTAGATATTTCCAGTTCTTGGTTGAGAGAGAGATTGGTTGCTGGATTGCGTGTGGATCCACTCTTACCAGATGGAGTATGGAACTGGATTGTACAACAGGGGGTGTATCAGCAATCGTAA
- the yhbY gene encoding ribosome assembly RNA-binding protein YhbY — translation MTLTGKQARYLRTLAHPLQPVMQIGKGGMTDQVLDQIGLALEARELIKISVLSNSPLSVQEAAQAVQEGTKAEIVQTIGRIMIVYRRSQDHRTIVLPR, via the coding sequence ATGACACTTACAGGGAAGCAAGCAAGATATCTGCGCACATTAGCGCATCCATTACAGCCTGTTATGCAGATAGGCAAAGGTGGCATGACTGATCAAGTACTTGATCAGATTGGTTTAGCGCTTGAAGCTAGGGAACTCATTAAAATTTCTGTGTTATCCAATAGTCCGCTGTCAGTTCAAGAAGCAGCACAGGCAGTACAAGAGGGAACGAAGGCAGAGATTGTGCAGACGATCGGTCGCATCATGATCGTGTATCGAAGATCACAAGACCATCGCACAATTGTGCTACCGCGTTAG